One genomic window of Caldibacillus debilis DSM 16016 includes the following:
- a CDS encoding YqgQ family protein → MKSVYDVHQLLKQFGTIVYVGDRLADLELMEEELKEIYRAQLIDVKEFQVALLILRQEIEKEKEKREKRKNG, encoded by the coding sequence ATGAAATCCGTCTATGATGTCCATCAGCTGCTGAAACAATTTGGAACGATCGTTTATGTGGGAGATCGGCTCGCCGATTTGGAATTAATGGAGGAAGAACTGAAGGAAATCTACCGGGCGCAGCTGATCGACGTGAAGGAGTTTCAAGTCGCCCTGCTGATCCTGCGGCAGGAGATCGAGAAGGAAAAGGAAAAAAGAGAAAAAAGAAAGAATGGGTGA
- a CDS encoding DUF308 domain-containing protein — translation MEDQNPATRGRNAKPPDFNYDTDDFMEKMYDDPGHPAASYNAESAAEFAPEVRKDRTNRHRDESEGNGLWFGYLAIALAILSLFVMPVFLGAVAIILGVVSRNREARTLGNWAIGIGILSVIIGLFIAPFY, via the coding sequence GTGGAAGACCAGAATCCAGCAACCAGGGGACGAAACGCGAAGCCACCCGATTTCAACTATGATACGGACGACTTTATGGAAAAGATGTACGATGATCCCGGACATCCCGCCGCCAGCTACAACGCTGAATCAGCGGCAGAATTTGCGCCCGAGGTGAGAAAGGACAGGACAAACCGCCACCGCGATGAAAGCGAAGGAAACGGCCTTTGGTTCGGGTATTTGGCCATCGCCCTGGCCATCCTTTCCTTGTTTGTCATGCCGGTATTCCTCGGTGCCGTCGCCATCATCTTGGGGGTGGTCTCCCGGAACAGGGAGGCGCGGACCCTCGGGAACTGGGCGATCGGCATCGGCATTTTGTCCGTCATCATCGGGCTTTTCATCGCACCGTTTTACTAA
- a CDS encoding DUF1189 domain-containing protein encodes MNIFKQLFVSLYSPKDIARFRLQKTGKTILYVLLLTVITILPVFFHTASFFNKSLSEAENIVKNRLPDFSIEEGTLTSDAGEPVTINTAGLTFVLDSTGELLPEDLEENSVALLKNEMAINSQGQLEVIPYSTFGIDNLSKDQLLDFLSVIQSVKGLIGFLFFLFIYISQIVGRLLQITILALIGLILSRAMAKGLAYGQLWKMSAYSITLPAVFFMIMNIFLANVPFSFWINWGVMIIMLYLSLKEVREEENPA; translated from the coding sequence GTGAACATTTTCAAGCAGTTATTCGTCAGCTTATACTCCCCGAAAGATATCGCCCGGTTCCGCCTGCAAAAAACGGGCAAGACGATCCTCTATGTTTTGCTCTTGACCGTCATTACAATCCTGCCCGTATTTTTCCATACCGCCTCCTTCTTCAACAAGAGTTTGTCCGAGGCGGAAAACATCGTCAAAAACCGGTTGCCCGACTTTTCTATCGAAGAGGGGACGTTGACATCGGATGCCGGTGAACCGGTCACCATCAACACGGCGGGGCTCACCTTCGTGCTCGACAGCACGGGCGAACTTTTGCCCGAGGATCTGGAAGAAAATTCCGTCGCCCTGCTGAAGAATGAAATGGCCATCAACAGCCAAGGCCAGCTGGAAGTGATTCCCTATTCCACCTTCGGGATCGACAACCTGTCGAAAGATCAATTGCTCGACTTTTTATCCGTCATCCAATCCGTAAAAGGGCTGATCGGCTTCCTGTTCTTCCTCTTCATCTACATTTCCCAAATCGTGGGACGGCTTTTGCAGATCACTATCCTGGCATTGATCGGCCTCATTTTAAGCAGAGCCATGGCAAAGGGGCTCGCCTACGGCCAATTGTGGAAAATGAGCGCCTACAGCATCACCTTGCCCGCCGTCTTTTTCATGATCATGAACATCTTTCTCGCCAATGTTCCCTTCTCCTTCTGGATCAATTGGGGCGTGATGATCATCATGCTGTACCTGTCCCTGAAGGAAGTCCGGGAGGAAGAAAACCCGGCCTGA
- a CDS encoding rhomboid family intramembrane serine protease: MRLQEDYLYWQLIHFFVLKNDYRLVQISPDEREIWLENFRGPFPVIRLKRIDMDWSGWPEEDLETVGMRGENLRRRWLEKDLTVANIYVAGGLPADYEHLPDRADFDGGRIHIRTFRLDGQSGLRELAKLMGYFPTRDQFFIRELTDPEEIIGLRNRVFRLFLEEKERERKILESGKPFFTNLLIAVQILAFLFLELMGGSTDPSVLVRFGAKYNPLILEGEWWRFFTPIFLHIGFFHLIMNTFALYYLGNDVERIFGRFRFLVIYFFAGFTGSLLSFIANDSISAGASGAIFGCFGALLYFSLSDRRAFFSRIGVNILMLIGINLLIGFTAENIDNAGHIGGLIGGFLAAGIVGFPRQRSGGKRVLYLLATAVLVWSGLYIGYHR; encoded by the coding sequence TTGAGACTCCAAGAGGATTATCTTTATTGGCAGCTCATTCATTTTTTCGTCTTGAAAAACGATTACCGCCTCGTCCAAATTTCTCCCGACGAAAGGGAGATCTGGCTGGAAAATTTCCGCGGCCCCTTTCCGGTGATCCGGCTCAAACGCATCGATATGGATTGGAGCGGCTGGCCGGAAGAGGATCTGGAAACGGTGGGGATGCGGGGGGAAAACCTGCGGAGGCGTTGGCTGGAAAAGGATTTGACGGTCGCCAATATTTATGTGGCCGGCGGCCTTCCCGCGGATTACGAACATCTCCCGGACCGGGCGGATTTTGACGGCGGGAGGATCCATATCCGGACCTTTCGTTTGGATGGGCAAAGCGGTTTAAGGGAACTCGCCAAATTGATGGGATATTTTCCGACCAGGGATCAATTTTTCATCCGGGAACTGACCGATCCGGAAGAAATCATCGGTTTAAGAAACCGGGTTTTCCGGTTGTTTCTCGAGGAGAAAGAAAGGGAACGGAAGATACTGGAAAGCGGCAAGCCCTTTTTTACCAACCTGCTGATCGCCGTACAGATCCTTGCCTTTCTCTTCCTGGAATTGATGGGCGGGAGCACCGATCCTTCCGTCCTCGTCCGCTTCGGCGCCAAATACAATCCCCTCATTTTGGAAGGGGAATGGTGGCGTTTTTTCACCCCGATCTTTTTGCATATCGGTTTTTTCCATCTGATCATGAATACATTCGCCCTCTATTATTTGGGAAACGATGTGGAGCGGATCTTCGGCCGTTTCCGTTTCCTCGTCATCTACTTTTTCGCCGGGTTCACCGGTTCCCTTTTGAGCTTCATCGCCAACGACAGCATTTCCGCGGGGGCGAGCGGGGCGATCTTCGGCTGTTTCGGCGCCCTTCTCTATTTCAGCCTGAGTGACCGGCGGGCCTTTTTTTCCAGGATCGGCGTCAATATCCTGATGCTGATCGGGATCAATTTGCTCATCGGCTTTACGGCCGAAAACATCGACAACGCCGGGCATATCGGCGGCCTGATCGGGGGATTTTTGGCGGCGGGGATCGTCGGTTTTCCCCGGCAAAGAAGCGGCGGGAAACGAGTCCTTTATCTGCTGGCGACGGCCGTCCTCGTCTGGTCGGGTCTTTACATCGGCTATCACCGTTGA
- a CDS encoding MltG/YceG/YrrL family protein — MNKRTLRSFSLGMMLAVSAVFCYYHFFYQEKAASGGEERKESGGIVLERKEYEELLAKIEGLEKENRQLQQELAGRMEKTEEPQESGVGKITLEIKKGMTLEDLSNFLKEHQMISDRKKFEQFMVKENYDRKIQTGTFHLTKDMNYTEIAELITASP, encoded by the coding sequence ATGAATAAACGGACGCTCCGTTCCTTTTCCCTCGGCATGATGTTGGCGGTCAGCGCCGTTTTTTGCTATTATCATTTCTTCTATCAAGAAAAGGCGGCATCCGGCGGGGAAGAGCGGAAAGAAAGCGGCGGGATCGTCCTGGAACGGAAGGAATATGAGGAACTCCTGGCAAAGATCGAAGGGCTCGAAAAGGAAAACCGGCAATTGCAACAGGAGCTGGCCGGACGGATGGAAAAAACCGAAGAGCCGCAGGAATCCGGCGTCGGAAAAATTACGCTGGAGATCAAAAAGGGGATGACCTTGGAAGATCTCTCGAACTTTTTGAAGGAACACCAAATGATCTCAGACCGAAAAAAGTTCGAACAATTCATGGTCAAAGAAAACTACGACCGGAAAATCCAAACCGGCACCTTCCATTTGACGAAGGATATGAACTATACGGAAATCGCCGAACTGATCACCGCTTCCCCCTAA
- a CDS encoding peptidoglycan D,D-transpeptidase FtsI family protein, producing the protein MKQRHAKKKKKNFLFVRINILFLAVFLLFSLLILRLGVVQIVEGEEFKKQVERTDETSVNYSAPRGEIYDRNGVKLVYNVPQKAITYTPPKNPQPKDLLETAQKLSKLIKMNDKDIKAVTERDLKDLWILMHNNGEEKITEEERQKYKNEEISDEELYQLKLERITDEEIKSVDKNMASIYRKMYQAVALTPTIIKNQNVTDQEYALVSENLSDLPGVDITTDWERKKTFDGTLSSILGNVSEGLPEEKVQYYTSKGYSLNERVGKSYLEELYEDVLQGEKTRVRTVTDKEGNVIDSKILYDGKSGKDLVLTIDIELQREVEKIIEEELTHMVKLPRTQTLDRAFVVLMNPKTGEILSLAGKQYDRSSGEIKDFARGTFQTAYEPGSAVKGATVLTGYQTGVISLGNNVLTDEVLYIKDTPPKSSWTSRPMGPINDLTALKRSSNVYMFKIAIAIGGGKYVPHGPLPLNLKKINTMRYYFNQFGLGVKTGIGFDSEISGLKSMPTEPGKMLDFAIGQFDTYTPLQMAQYVSTIANGGYRVKPQLVKEIREPKINEDGLGPIIESVQPEILNKIDMKDEWIKRVQEGFWLVMHGSGGTATAYFNNKPYNPAGKTGTAQSSVFYNGHQAWNLTLVAYAPFDDPEIAMAVMVPWAYYGNNTPYPINNIIGSRVLDKYFELKEKRSQKAPDGESREETAQTVENR; encoded by the coding sequence TTGAAACAGCGGCATGCGAAGAAAAAAAAGAAAAACTTTTTGTTCGTCCGGATCAATATCCTGTTCCTTGCCGTTTTCCTCCTTTTTTCCCTGCTGATTTTGCGACTGGGCGTCGTGCAGATCGTCGAGGGGGAAGAATTTAAGAAGCAGGTGGAGCGGACCGATGAAACGTCGGTGAATTATTCGGCCCCCCGGGGAGAAATCTATGACCGGAACGGGGTAAAACTCGTCTACAACGTCCCGCAGAAGGCGATCACCTACACCCCGCCGAAAAATCCCCAGCCGAAGGATCTGTTGGAGACCGCCCAGAAGCTGTCCAAGCTGATCAAGATGAATGACAAGGACATCAAGGCGGTCACGGAAAGGGATTTGAAGGATCTGTGGATTTTAATGCACAATAACGGCGAGGAAAAGATTACGGAGGAAGAACGCCAAAAATACAAAAACGAGGAAATCAGCGACGAAGAATTGTATCAGCTGAAGCTTGAGCGGATTACGGACGAAGAAATCAAATCCGTCGACAAAAACATGGCCAGCATCTACCGGAAGATGTACCAGGCGGTGGCGTTGACGCCGACCATCATCAAAAACCAAAACGTCACCGATCAGGAATACGCCCTTGTTAGCGAAAATTTGAGCGATCTGCCCGGGGTCGACATCACCACCGATTGGGAGAGGAAAAAAACCTTTGACGGCACGCTGAGTTCCATTTTGGGGAACGTCAGCGAAGGATTGCCCGAAGAAAAGGTCCAATATTATACGTCCAAAGGGTACAGCCTGAACGAACGGGTCGGGAAAAGCTACCTGGAGGAACTTTATGAGGACGTCCTGCAGGGCGAAAAAACCCGGGTCCGGACCGTCACCGACAAAGAGGGCAACGTGATCGACTCGAAGATCCTTTATGACGGAAAAAGCGGGAAGGATCTCGTCTTAACCATCGATATCGAGCTGCAGCGGGAAGTGGAAAAAATTATCGAGGAGGAGCTGACCCATATGGTCAAGCTCCCGAGGACGCAGACCCTCGACCGGGCCTTTGTCGTCCTCATGAACCCGAAAACCGGGGAAATTTTGTCGCTGGCCGGGAAACAATATGACCGGTCCAGCGGAGAAATCAAGGATTTCGCCCGCGGCACGTTTCAAACCGCCTATGAACCGGGATCCGCGGTGAAGGGGGCCACCGTGCTGACCGGCTACCAGACGGGGGTCATCTCCCTCGGCAACAATGTCTTGACCGACGAAGTCCTGTACATTAAGGACACGCCTCCGAAAAGTTCCTGGACGTCCCGCCCGATGGGGCCGATCAACGATTTGACGGCCCTGAAGCGGTCATCCAACGTCTACATGTTTAAAATCGCCATCGCCATCGGCGGCGGAAAATACGTGCCGCACGGCCCGCTCCCCTTAAATTTGAAAAAAATCAACACGATGCGCTATTATTTCAACCAATTCGGCCTGGGGGTGAAAACGGGCATCGGGTTTGACAGCGAGATCTCCGGCTTGAAATCAATGCCGACGGAGCCCGGAAAAATGCTGGACTTTGCCATCGGGCAATTTGACACCTATACCCCGCTGCAAATGGCCCAATACGTTTCCACGATCGCCAACGGCGGTTACCGGGTCAAGCCCCAGCTGGTGAAGGAGATCCGCGAACCGAAAATCAACGAGGACGGATTGGGGCCGATCATCGAATCGGTCCAGCCGGAAATCTTGAACAAGATCGATATGAAAGACGAATGGATAAAACGGGTGCAAGAAGGGTTCTGGCTCGTCATGCACGGTTCAGGGGGAACGGCCACCGCCTATTTCAACAACAAACCCTATAATCCGGCGGGAAAAACGGGAACCGCCCAGTCTTCCGTTTTTTACAACGGCCACCAGGCCTGGAATCTGACCCTCGTCGCATATGCTCCTTTTGACGATCCGGAAATCGCCATGGCGGTCATGGTACCCTGGGCCTATTACGGAAACAACACGCCGTATCCGATCAACAACATCATCGGCTCCAGGGTCCTGGACAAATACTTCGAACTGAAGGAAAAGCGTAGCCAAAAAGCCCCGGATGGAGAGAGCCGGGAGGAAACGGCGCAAACCGTTGAAAACCGCTAA
- a CDS encoding superoxide dismutase gives MAFQLPALPYAYDALEPYIDKETMNIHHTKHHNTYVTNLNSALEGHPELLNKSVEELIQNLDQVPESIRTAVRNNGGGHANHSLFWQILSPNGGGEPTGELREAIEKKFGSFTAFKDEFTKAATGRFGSGWAWLVVNNGELEVLSTPNQDNPLMEGKTPILGLDVWEHAYYLKYQNRRPEYIAAFWNIVNWDEVAKRYQQAK, from the coding sequence ATGGCATTTCAACTGCCGGCATTGCCGTATGCCTACGATGCGCTGGAGCCCTACATCGATAAAGAAACGATGAACATCCACCACACGAAACACCACAATACGTATGTCACCAATTTAAACAGCGCGCTGGAAGGACATCCGGAATTGTTGAATAAATCCGTCGAAGAACTCATCCAAAACCTTGATCAAGTTCCGGAAAGCATCCGCACCGCTGTCCGCAACAACGGGGGAGGGCACGCCAACCATTCCCTGTTCTGGCAAATCCTTTCGCCGAACGGCGGCGGCGAACCGACCGGGGAATTGCGGGAAGCCATCGAAAAGAAATTCGGCAGCTTCACTGCCTTTAAAGATGAATTCACGAAGGCGGCAACGGGCCGCTTCGGTTCCGGTTGGGCCTGGCTTGTCGTCAACAACGGCGAATTGGAAGTTTTGAGCACACCGAACCAAGACAACCCGTTGATGGAAGGGAAAACCCCGATTCTGGGGCTGGATGTTTGGGAACACGCCTATTATTTGAAATACCAAAACCGCCGTCCCGAATACATCGCCGCGTTTTGGAACATCGTCAACTGGGACGAGGTGGCCAAGAGATACCAACAGGCGAAATAA
- a CDS encoding DUF92 domain-containing protein, translated as MLTHGLVIGTLLLLSVLSFRLEALTAGGAALMFLMGTGIELAAGWRGLLLIFLFFATSSAASRWKKEEKAFLASILDKTDRRDWLQVLANGGPPLLFCIGYGSAGHLAFLYAYIAAVAAANADTWASEWGVLSKGTPRLLLSFRPVPKGTSGGATLAGTMAGLGGAALIGLSAFLLWYPVLSPQGAALAALLGFAGMLLDSLFGEAVQEKNRCRICGEETERKDHCGEKTVRVRGIPHFTNDVVNLLSVSAAGLLALLVKMLPG; from the coding sequence ATGCTGACCCACGGGCTGGTCATCGGCACCCTGCTCCTCCTTTCCGTCCTTTCCTTCCGGCTGGAGGCGTTGACGGCGGGCGGCGCCGCGCTCATGTTTCTCATGGGGACGGGAATTGAACTGGCCGCCGGCTGGCGGGGGTTGCTCTTGATCTTCCTGTTTTTTGCGACTTCCTCTGCGGCGTCCAGATGGAAAAAGGAGGAAAAGGCTTTCCTCGCCTCCATCCTGGACAAGACGGACAGGAGGGATTGGCTCCAAGTTTTGGCCAACGGCGGCCCGCCCTTGCTCTTTTGCATCGGCTACGGCTCGGCGGGGCATTTGGCTTTTCTTTATGCCTATATTGCGGCGGTCGCGGCGGCCAACGCCGATACGTGGGCCAGCGAGTGGGGCGTTTTGAGCAAAGGGACGCCCCGGCTTTTGCTTTCCTTCCGGCCCGTCCCGAAGGGGACCTCCGGCGGTGCGACACTGGCCGGGACCATGGCCGGATTGGGCGGGGCCGCGCTGATCGGCCTTTCCGCCTTCCTGCTTTGGTATCCCGTCCTTTCCCCGCAAGGGGCCGCCCTTGCGGCGCTGCTCGGGTTCGCCGGCATGTTGCTGGATTCCCTTTTCGGGGAGGCGGTCCAGGAAAAAAACCGCTGCCGGATTTGCGGGGAAGAGACGGAAAGAAAGGACCATTGCGGAGAGAAGACGGTCCGGGTAAGAGGCATCCCCCATTTTACCAACGACGTGGTCAATCTTTTGTCCGTTTCCGCCGCCGGGCTCCTCGCCTTGCTCGTGAAAATGCTGCCGGGCTGA
- the ispG gene encoding flavodoxin-dependent (E)-4-hydroxy-3-methylbut-2-enyl-diphosphate synthase, which translates to MGEIIHRSKTRPVRVGNLTIGGSNTLYIQSMTTTKTHDVEATVKQIHRLEEAGCQIVRVAVPDERAANAIPEIKKRIHIPLVADIHFDYKLALKAIEGGVDKIRINPGNIGKREKVEAVVKAAKERGIPIRIGVNAGSLEKRILQKYGYPTADGMVESALDHIRILEELDFHDIIVSLKASDIRLAVEAYEKAARTFDYPLHLGITESGTLFSGTIKSAAGLGILLNKGIGNTIRISLSADPVEEVKVAKELLKIFGLASNAPTLIACPTCGRIEIDLIKIANEIEEYLQNIKAPIKVSILGCAVNGPGEAREADIGIAGARGEGLLFRKGKIIRKVPEETMVEELKKEIDKLAEEYMRKSEETEASAEIKS; encoded by the coding sequence TTGGGTGAAATCATCCATCGTTCAAAAACCCGTCCGGTACGGGTGGGAAATTTAACGATCGGCGGAAGCAATACATTATATATACAGAGCATGACGACGACAAAGACCCACGATGTGGAGGCGACGGTGAAGCAAATTCACCGGCTGGAAGAGGCGGGCTGCCAAATCGTCCGGGTGGCGGTGCCTGACGAGCGGGCGGCAAACGCCATTCCGGAAATTAAAAAAAGGATTCATATTCCCCTCGTCGCCGATATCCATTTTGACTACAAACTGGCGTTAAAGGCGATCGAAGGGGGCGTCGACAAAATCCGCATCAACCCCGGCAACATCGGGAAGAGGGAAAAGGTGGAAGCCGTCGTAAAGGCGGCCAAGGAACGGGGAATCCCGATCCGGATCGGGGTGAATGCCGGATCGCTGGAAAAAAGGATCCTGCAAAAATACGGCTACCCGACGGCGGACGGAATGGTGGAAAGCGCCCTCGATCACATTCGGATTTTGGAGGAACTGGATTTTCATGACATCATCGTCTCCCTGAAGGCCTCCGATATCCGCCTGGCGGTGGAGGCCTATGAAAAGGCGGCGAGAACCTTCGATTACCCGCTCCATTTGGGCATCACCGAATCGGGAACCTTGTTTTCCGGCACGATCAAGAGCGCGGCCGGCCTCGGCATCTTGCTGAACAAAGGGATCGGAAACACGATCCGGATTTCCTTGAGCGCCGACCCGGTGGAAGAAGTGAAGGTGGCCAAGGAACTGTTGAAGATTTTCGGTCTGGCCTCCAATGCCCCGACGTTGATCGCCTGCCCGACCTGCGGACGGATCGAAATCGATTTGATTAAAATCGCCAACGAGATCGAGGAATATCTGCAAAATATCAAAGCCCCCATCAAGGTTTCCATCCTGGGCTGCGCGGTGAACGGCCCCGGCGAAGCGCGGGAAGCCGACATCGGGATCGCCGGCGCCCGGGGAGAAGGACTGTTGTTCCGGAAAGGAAAAATCATCCGCAAGGTCCCCGAAGAAACGATGGTGGAAGAGCTGAAAAAAGAAATCGACAAACTGGCGGAGGAATACATGCGGAAGTCGGAAGAAACGGAGGCGTCCGCCGAGATCAAGTCCTGA
- a CDS encoding 5-formyltetrahydrofolate cyclo-ligase encodes MGSESGKRRSVAVESKKEFRREMKEKLAKMNKWEYEQSSFEIARRLFAGREWKEAETVAVTVSIFPEVDTLQIIRRAWLDGKQVAVPKCVPGERRLDFRLLTSFTQLERGYGNLFEPKTEETAPLSPGQLSLVIVPGLAFTKGGHRLGFGGGYYDRFLAGYRGEFLALAFERQLVPKIPVEAHDVPIPKIVTEKEVYRSC; translated from the coding sequence ATGGGATCAGAATCAGGGAAGCGAAGGAGCGTCGCCGTGGAGTCGAAAAAGGAATTCCGCAGGGAAATGAAAGAAAAGCTGGCAAAAATGAATAAATGGGAATACGAGCAGTCTTCCTTTGAAATCGCCAGGAGGCTCTTTGCAGGGCGGGAATGGAAAGAAGCGGAAACGGTCGCCGTCACCGTTTCCATTTTTCCGGAAGTGGACACGCTGCAAATTATCCGGAGGGCCTGGCTGGACGGGAAGCAGGTCGCCGTTCCGAAATGCGTGCCCGGGGAAAGGCGGCTGGATTTCCGCTTGTTGACGTCCTTCACCCAGCTGGAAAGGGGATACGGGAACCTTTTTGAGCCGAAAACGGAGGAGACGGCCCCGCTTTCGCCCGGCCAGTTGTCCCTGGTTATCGTCCCCGGGCTGGCCTTTACGAAGGGCGGGCACCGCCTCGGTTTCGGGGGCGGTTACTATGACCGTTTTTTGGCCGGCTATCGGGGCGAGTTTCTGGCCCTGGCCTTCGAAAGGCAGCTTGTGCCGAAGATCCCCGTCGAAGCCCATGATGTTCCCATTCCGAAAATCGTGACGGAAAAGGAAGTTTATCGTTCATGCTGA
- a CDS encoding LysM peptidoglycan-binding domain-containing protein, with product MKRLFLLFISLLIVYSVFYDLKHGTLPKAGEPAAEEESGIPYVEVSVKNGDTLLSIIENLEGFPEHVEISRIVEDFMGLNGGLKPEQMKPGKTYKIPVYPGERSSSLSISENH from the coding sequence ATGAAACGGTTGTTCCTTCTTTTCATCTCTCTCTTGATCGTCTATTCCGTCTTTTACGATTTGAAGCACGGGACATTGCCCAAGGCAGGGGAACCGGCAGCGGAGGAAGAATCCGGGATCCCCTACGTGGAAGTTTCCGTCAAAAACGGGGATACCTTGCTTTCGATCATCGAAAACTTGGAAGGCTTTCCGGAACATGTGGAAATCAGCCGGATCGTGGAAGATTTCATGGGATTGAACGGCGGATTGAAACCGGAACAAATGAAACCGGGGAAGACTTATAAAATTCCCGTTTATCCCGGGGAAAGGAGTTCTTCCTTGTCAATTTCCGAAAATCATTGA
- the rpmG gene encoding 50S ribosomal protein L33 has protein sequence MRVNVTLECTECGERNYVTSKNKRNNPDRLELKKYCPRDRKVTVHRETK, from the coding sequence ATGCGCGTGAACGTAACTTTGGAATGTACCGAATGCGGTGAACGTAATTACGTTACGTCCAAAAATAAACGAAACAATCCGGACCGTTTGGAATTGAAAAAATATTGCCCCCGCGACCGGAAAGTGACCGTTCATCGGGAAACGAAATGA
- a CDS encoding Fur family transcriptional regulator yields the protein MNVAEAIRVLKENGYKYTGKREELLKFFAKNERYLTAKDVQQGLKGMYPNLSFDTIYRNLSLFQQLGILEATELDNEKHFRIACSKEEHHHHFICLECGKTKEIKTCPMFALDENFDGFSIAGHKFEVYGYCPECQKT from the coding sequence ATGAATGTGGCAGAAGCGATCCGCGTTTTGAAGGAGAACGGGTACAAATATACGGGAAAAAGGGAGGAGCTTTTGAAATTTTTTGCCAAAAACGAAAGGTATTTGACGGCGAAGGATGTGCAGCAGGGGCTCAAGGGGATGTACCCCAATTTGAGTTTTGACACGATCTACCGGAATCTTTCCCTTTTCCAGCAGCTCGGGATCTTGGAAGCGACGGAGCTGGACAATGAGAAGCATTTCCGCATCGCCTGCTCGAAAGAGGAGCATCATCATCATTTCATCTGCCTGGAATGCGGAAAGACGAAGGAAATTAAGACGTGCCCGATGTTCGCCTTGGATGAAAATTTCGACGGCTTCTCGATCGCCGGCCACAAATTTGAGGTATACGGGTATTGCCCGGAATGCCAAAAAACATGA
- a CDS encoding DUF456 domain-containing protein, with translation MEILYWLIILFLLFLAFLGFIFPLLPGALFLVAAFLCYGLFFTFEPLNASFWLVVAFSVLLLFLADYLANALGVKKFGGSKAAILGSTAGLLLGPFIIPFAGIVIGPFLGAVIAEVAISKKPWEEALKVGAGSAVSLIGSVLFKSLVLLALIVYFLALVL, from the coding sequence ATGGAGATCCTCTATTGGCTGATCATTCTTTTTTTGCTGTTTCTCGCTTTTCTCGGGTTTATCTTCCCGCTTTTGCCGGGAGCCCTGTTTCTGGTCGCGGCCTTTCTTTGCTACGGCCTGTTTTTTACCTTTGAACCGTTAAACGCATCCTTTTGGCTCGTTGTCGCTTTTTCCGTCCTGCTGCTGTTCCTGGCCGATTATTTGGCGAATGCCCTCGGCGTGAAAAAATTCGGCGGGTCGAAGGCGGCGATTTTGGGAAGCACGGCCGGGCTTCTGTTGGGGCCCTTTATCATCCCCTTCGCGGGGATTGTGATCGGTCCCTTTTTGGGGGCGGTGATCGCCGAGGTCGCCATTTCCAAAAAGCCGTGGGAGGAGGCCTTGAAAGTCGGCGCCGGTTCCGCCGTCAGCTTGATCGGGAGCGTTCTGTTCAAATCCCTCGTCCTGCTGGCCCTGATCGTCTACTTTCTCGCCCTCGTCCTGTAA